CGCCTCGGGCATCCGCGGTGTGGGTCTGTTCGCGGAGCGGCGCCGCATGCCCGACGGTCGATCGGAGTTCGAGGCTCGTTTCCGAATTGGCATTCGCAGGCTTGGTCGCGCTGCCCGCATCCGCGCCCTTGTCACTCTTCACGGCGGGCGCGTCGGTCGCCGGATCGTTGGCGATGAGGGGCTGCGGTACGACTTTCTGCGCCACCAGCAATGGGTGCGTGAAACTCGCCGGCGTGATCTGGCCCGGCGTAATGATGACGCGCGCGCCCATCCTGGTCCAGTTCCACATCTTCACGGCAAACGCCATCGGCATGCGGATGCAGCCGTGCGACGCCGGATAGCCGGGCAATACGCCGGCATGCATCGCAACGCCCGACCAGGTGATGCGCTGCATGTAAGGCATCGGCGCGTCGCTGTAGATGTTGGAGCGGTGCATCTTGTGCTTCTGGATGACGCTGAACACGCCCATCGGGGTCGAATGACCCTTCATGCCGGTCGACACCGGGCTTTCGGCGAACAAGCCATTGGTGTCGTAGACGCGAACCTTCTGCTGCTCGATCGAGACCGCAATGATCAGTGGCCCCTGCGGCTTGGCGTTGGTTTCCTTCGTCGCCGCGGTCTTGGCGGAAGGCCGGCGGGCCTTCGGCTTGCGCGGCTGCGCCATCGGTACCGGCCGGTAGTAGCTGGGATCGGAGTCCTGCCAGTAGAACAGGGCGGCAGCATCTGCCTGGGGAGTGGCAACCAGGGTGCCGGCCGCCGTCAACATCGCCATCTGCCAAAATCGCCGTTTGGAATTAGCCACGCCCGCAATACTCGCACTGAAAAGCCGATGCCCGCTCACGCGCTTGATCCTCAAATCAGGTTACTCGAACCTACTCTTCCGATAAGTATTTGTTGTTGCAGAGGCGAAAAGCGTTCACCAGCGTAAGCCTTCTAATACCAGCGCTTTTCGCCCCAGTCGTAGCAAAAAAGCCTCACAATCCGTTAAACGGCGGCCGGTTTTGGCGCCTGGGCCGGCACCTCCGGACGGCGCTCTTCCTGTGCGGCATTTCCGCCACTACATAGGCCGCGAGCCCTTCAGCGGAGATATCAATGACATCCAAGGCCATCGTTAAGTGTGACAGGAAGTGGAGAAGTCTGGCCTTGGGGGTATTGGCGCTGATGCTTTGGCAGGCCGGCCCGGCGTCGGCCGCCGACGAGCCCGATCTGATTTTTCGTCGCTCGACCGTGTTCAAGTGGCTGAGCCCGAACGACAAGCTCGCCACCTACGCGGTTGACGACCCTGAGGTCGAGGGGGTGGCCTGCCACTTCACGGTTCCGGAAAAGGGCGGTTTCAAGGGATGGCTCGGCCTTGCTGAGGAAGTCTCTGATATTTCGCTGGCGTGCCGACAGATCGGCCCCATTAAGTTCCAGCACAAGCTGGAACAGGGCGACGACATGTTCCGGCAGCGCCGCTCGCTGTTCTTCAAGAAGATGCAGATCGTTCGCGGCTGCGACGCCAAACGCAACGTGCTGGTCTACATGGTCTATTCGGACAGGCTGATCGAGGGTTCCCCCAAAAACTCGACGTCCTCGGTGCCGATCATGCCTTGGGGGGCAACCGACGCCGCGATTCAGAAATGCGGTGAATTCATCCAGTAAGTCCGATGCCACCCGGGATCCGAGATCGGATCCGGAATGAGGGGTTTGGGCTTACCGTTTGACCGGATTGGAATATTGGCGGGCCTCCAAGCCGGGCCCGACCTTGCGGTCGCGGCAACCGACCAGATGCACGAATTTTTGCGGCGCCGAGACATTGCCGCGAAATTCGCCGCCCTGCTGCGACATCGCGCCACAAAGGCTCACGGGACGCTCTGAGGTTTCTCCCTGGCGCTCCACCGGCTGGCCGGGTTTGCGGGTCGGGGTTGCACTGCCAACATCGATGTTGCCACTACCCACGACGGCTATCCTTTGTTGAGGAAGGGATTACAACGCACGCGCGCGCGGAAGGTTGCACGGCGTTTGACTGAGTCGGCCGGACCGAGGCTTCGGTTCATCCGGTCGGCCAGTGAACGAGGCCGTCCTCGCCCCATGGAATGAGGGCGAAAGCGGCCCCGATGGGGTTTCCGTGCTCCAGTCTGATCCTCTTTAGTGAGAGCGCCGCAACTGAATTCATTGAATTTTTCCGGCTATTGTTTCGTCCGAGCGGGCCGACGAAACATTTCTCCTGCGCGATGAAACCATTTTGCGTTTTTGGCGCAGATGTCCGGAAACAGCCGACGGTTATCACGTGACCAACGAGACGGCGGGCACTGCCGGCCACGGACAACCGGAGACAAGTCAGATGCGGACGACCAGCTTCATCCTCGCCTTCGCGTTCATGCTGGCTGGTCCCTCGATGGCTGGTTCTTCCGACCAAAACCTGCCGGGCGTCGGTACCTTCGCCTATAATGGCTCGCCGGTTGCGGCGCCTGCGTCCCAGCCGATGGTTGTTGCTGCCAAGTGAGCGTGACGGACCGTTTGCAAAAAGACTGCCGATAAAGGCTCCATATGCTCGTACGCATCTGTTCCGCTGCAATCCTGTCCTTCTTCCTTCTCAGCGGCGCGGCGCAGGCCCAGGTTCAGTTTCAGCCGCCGCAGACCTCATTCCGTTCCCTGTTCAAGGCACCAGACCCGCGCGGCGAGTTCGTGCGGCTCTGTGCGCCGCATATGGTCGGCCGCTGGGCGCATCCCGAAAGCGTTTGCGGCTGCCTGCACGACTACGCCGCCGCGACCGTGGAAGATGCCGATTTGCGCGAAGCGCTGCTGCGCGGCATCAGCGAGACCGGTGTACCGACGATCGAAACCGCGTGGGTGCCGGCGTCGAAACAGTCCGAGATCGGCCCGACCTTCACCAAGATCGCCAAGCCGACATTGCAATGCATGTTTGAGCCGGCGACGAACCAGTAAGATCGGCGCGGTTTCAGCTCCGTCCACAATCCACTCAGGCTCGACACTCCGGTAACGGCCATTGTAAGCAATGACCGTTTGACGATCTGCGTCGGCATCGAGCCCGGTTGCACAAAGGAGCTGTCATGCGATCTCTTCTTATCGGCCTCATCGGTGCATTGTCGTTCGTCGCTTCGCCGGTGCTAGCCGCCGACGCCGCGACGCAGGAAGCCAACAAGAAGGCCGTGCTCGAATTCTACGATGCGGCGCTCAACCGCAAGGATTTTGACGCCGCAGCGAAGTTTTTCGGACAGCAATACATCCAGCATAATCCGACGGCGCCGGACGGCATCGAAGGCTTCAAGGCCTTCCTCGGCTTCCTGCGGGAAAAATTTCCGGATTCCCGCAGCGAGATCAAGCGCGCTTTTGCGGACGGCGACTACGTGATCGTCCACGTCCACAGCGTGCGCGAGAAGGGCACACGCGGCCGCGCCATCGTCGACATTTTCAGGCTCGAGAACGGCAAGATCGTCGAACACTGGGACGTCGTGCAGGAAATCCCGGAGAAGGCCGCCAACACCAACGGCATGTTCTAGAGCGGGCGAGCGCTGCTATCGCTTCTTCGTTCCCAGCCGCTGGATGCACTTGCGGGTGCGAAGCACGCCTGACGTCGTCATCTGCGAGCCCTGAACTTCCTTGATCTGCCCGGCCGGGCACGATCCGTCATCGACCAGGACCCGCTGGCCGAGCCGCAGGTCGGGAATGTCTTGCTCGCGTGAGAACGCTTGCGCCAGAGCCGCCGTTGCGATCAGGCACAAGGCAAGGCCGGCGGGCAGGGCAAGGCATCGGGATACGGCTTTTGTGAGCGTCAAAACGGTCTTCCTTACTTGCTCTGGATCTTCAGCCCGCCGGGGCCGACATTGATCTGCAAACCCTCGGGTTCTTGCTTGGCTTTGTAGAGATTGTAGCTGAGCACGCCGACCGCGACGATCAACACGCCGATGACGAGATACAGAACGTTGCGATTGCCGGGCATCCGGTGTTTCCGCCGTGATCTTGAATCTGGCGGCGAGCTTAGTGACGCGGCGGCGATTCTGATAGGGCGCTACCCTGGCTGAACGGTCAGGTCACAGCCTTCAATCTTTTGGCTCTTCCGGTTCCACCTGCGTTCGGCTTGCGGTTCGCTTGCAGAGCGGTGAGCGATGCTTCCGCCAGTCTTTTGGCCGATGCAACCAGTTGCGAGATCGGGTGGCCGGCAAAGCCGAGGACGAATCCCGGCAGCGGTCGCGCACGAAAATAGGTTTCCGCCAGCAGCCAGCCCGCGACGCCGGCCTCCGTCTTTGCCTTGGCGGCAACCTGTGGATCGGTCGATGGATCGAACCTCGCCACCAGGTGCAGGCCCTGCGAGGGCACCGGTACCGATAGAAGCCCGTCCGATGCCGCCGACAAGGTCGAAGCCAGGACGTCACGGGCTTCGCGATAGATCCCGCGCACCTTGCGCAGATTTGCCGCGAACGCTCCGGAATTGAGCATGTCCGCCACCGCGCCTTCGAGCAGCGTGCCGGGAAAGCGGTCGAGCGC
This portion of the Bradyrhizobium sp. AZCC 2262 genome encodes:
- a CDS encoding CreA family protein, with the translated sequence MTSKAIVKCDRKWRSLALGVLALMLWQAGPASAADEPDLIFRRSTVFKWLSPNDKLATYAVDDPEVEGVACHFTVPEKGGFKGWLGLAEEVSDISLACRQIGPIKFQHKLEQGDDMFRQRRSLFFKKMQIVRGCDAKRNVLVYMVYSDRLIEGSPKNSTSSVPIMPWGATDAAIQKCGEFIQ
- a CDS encoding nuclear transport factor 2 family protein is translated as MRSLLIGLIGALSFVASPVLAADAATQEANKKAVLEFYDAALNRKDFDAAAKFFGQQYIQHNPTAPDGIEGFKAFLGFLREKFPDSRSEIKRAFADGDYVIVHVHSVREKGTRGRAIVDIFRLENGKIVEHWDVVQEIPEKAANTNGMF
- a CDS encoding DUF6719 family protein, which gives rise to MTLTKAVSRCLALPAGLALCLIATAALAQAFSREQDIPDLRLGQRVLVDDGSCPAGQIKEVQGSQMTTSGVLRTRKCIQRLGTKKR